One Eriocheir sinensis breed Jianghai 21 unplaced genomic scaffold, ASM2467909v1 Scaffold1130, whole genome shotgun sequence DNA segment encodes these proteins:
- the LOC126989351 gene encoding uncharacterized protein LOC126989351, with the protein MARSPQQRHPTRRARHLRRAGRRRRRQWWAPQGDHHPLPASGCWRALSSRGVAVFAFPEASGPTSLTAPLDLEYLFRCSGKPDADATQVKICVAYRRGATRKARVSLEEFLEALLHGGRPGSFFLYIYDDKVGLQLASQQFQGLPTTWPLEQKPGKGKMAMHTDGNTDAAYNEWKLYLEKVFAVEDDEENTDNDEDTHNEQKVYLEKVFAVEDDEENTDNDEDTHNEQKVYLEKVFAVEDDEENTDNDEDTHNEQKVYLEKVFAVEDDEENTDNDEDTYNEWKVYLEKVFAVEDDEENTDNDEDTYNEWKVYLEKVFAVEDDEENTDNDEDTYNEWKDYLEKVFSVEDDVGDTDNDDGTHTEGKGLPNKLSAVEEDDFDEAAHEVRDACDVAAAEEDQATDVAATEQEQASDVPAAEEEQACDVPAAEEEQASDVPAAEEEQACDVPAAEEEQASDVPAAEEEQASDVPAPEEEQACDVPAAEEEQASDVPAAEEEQACDVPAAEEEQASDVPATQEEAPQHAEASRGGTSATDREVSPQGQAPAPVTVPAAPATTSLAYRSLTVPQRFIFRLAGPSDRQLEDLRRSHGVSIVRVRRTLHIKGERDAVLRCHRHMRDEIAEWRRREAAEAE; encoded by the exons CCCGCAGCAAAGACATCCGACGCGCCGTGCTCGGCACCTGCGTCGTGCTGGCCGCCGACGGCGGCGCCAGTGGTGGGCGCCGCAAGGTGACCATCACCCTTTGCCGGCGTCGGGGTGCTGGCGAGCCCTCAGCTCGCGGGGGGTGGCCGTCTTCGCCTTCCCGGAGGCGTCCGGCCCCACCTCCCTCACTGCCccgctggacctggagtacctcttcaggtgcagcgggaaaccAGACGCCGATGCCACGCAGGTCAAGATCTGTGTGGCGTACCGCCGCGGTGCAACTCGCAAGGCCCGCGTTAGCctcgaagagttcctggaggcGCTGCTGCATGGAGGCCGACCTGGCAGCTTCTTCCTGTACATCTACGATGACAAGGTCGGTCTTCAGCTGGCCAGTCAGCAATTCCAGGGCCTTCCCACAACATGGCCACTGGAACAGAAGCCCGGCAAGGGAAAGATGGCCATGCATACTGATGGAAACACTGACGCCGCCTACAACGAATGGAAGCTTTACctggaaaaggtgtttgcggtggaagacgatgaagagaacaCCGACAACGATGAAGACACCCACAACGAACAGAAAGTTTACctggaaaaggtgtttgcggtggaagacgatgaagagaacaCCGACAACGATGAAGACACCCACAACGAACAGAAAGTTTACctggaaaaggtgtttgcggtggaagacgatgaagagaacaCCGACAACGATGAAGACACCCACAACGAACAGAAAGTTTACctggaaaaggtgtttgcggtggaagacgatgaagagaacaccgacaacgatgaagacacctacaacgaatggaaagtttacctggaaaaggtgtttgcggtggaagacgatgaagagaacaccgacaacgatgaagacacctacaacgaatggaaagtttacctggaaaaggtgtttgcggtggaagacgatgaagagaacaccgacaacgatgaagacacctacaacgaatggaaggATTATCTAGAGAAGGTGTTTTCGGTGGAAGATGACGTAGGAGACACCGACAATGACGATGGCACCCACACTGAAGGGAAAGGTCTCCCGAATAAGCTGTCTGCAGTGGAAGAAGATGACTTTGACGAAGCGGCGCACGAGGTTAGGGATGCCTGTGATGtcgctgccgcagaagaggatCAAGCCACTGATGTCGCTGCCACAGAACAG gagcaaGCCTCTGACgttcctgccgcagaagaggagcaaGCCTGTGATGtccctgccgcagaagaggagcaaGCCTCTGACgttcctgccgcagaagaggagcaaGCCTGTGATGtccctgccgcagaagaggagcaaGCCTCTGACgttcctgccgcagaagaggagcaaGCCTCTGACGTTCCTGCCCCAGAAGAGGAGCAAGCCTGTGATGtccctgccgcagaagaggagcaaGCCTCTGACgttcctgccgcagaagaggagcaaGCCTGTGATGtccctgccgcagaagaggagcaagcctctgatgttcctgcgaCACAAGAGGAGGCACCCCAGCACGCAGAAGCCTCTCGGGGCGGTACAAGTGCCACAGACAGGGAGGTTTCCCCTCAGGGCCAGGCCCCAGCACCAGTGaccgtccctgccgcccccgccacAACTTCCCTCGCCTACCGCAGCCTCACCGTGCCTCAGAGATTCATCTTCCGCCTCGCAGGACCCAGTGACCGCCAGCTGGAGGACCTGCGGCGGAGCCACGGCGTCAGCATCGTGCGGGTCAGGCGAACCCTGCACATCAAGGGCGAGAGGGACGCCGTCCTGCGGTGCCACCGACACATGCGAGAcgagatcgccgagtggcggaggcgCGAGGCCGCTGAGGCTGAGTAA